A stretch of Pirellulales bacterium DNA encodes these proteins:
- a CDS encoding glycerol-3-phosphate dehydrogenase/oxidase, with protein sequence MPEASAVDIAKPAEALQAGLWDLLVVGGGIVGAGVARDAALRGLRVALVEQRDFAFGTSGRSSRLLHGGIRYLAQGRIGLVREASREKKVLHRIAPHLAEPLAFVFPTRRRSGWPRWKLGLGVKLYDLLCGGRNLGRSRVLDSRRTCELAPGLSPAGLTGSVRYYDALTNDARLTIDTLRSARAGGALVANYARFDNAEFESGVWRCRLRCLRSEATFDVAARCVVNATGPWSDRLPNSLTELRLTKGVHLVVDRSRLPIADAVVMAEGERILFAIPWGERVILGTTDTDYSGPLDAPTCDDSDMQYVLDVVNESFPAVGLGAGDVISTWAGLRPLVADRRGNPSDISRRHEVAMNHPGWWDVTGGKLTTYRLMAQETLDDVSRYLGDGQGKCRTAELPLAGDGAPPLASGILPPPVEQEVVADCCRREWAVRLDDVMIRRTSWRYYHPDHHEVARRAAGWMQAELGWSDERREQELADYLVATSGT encoded by the coding sequence ATGCCCGAGGCTTCCGCCGTCGACATTGCGAAACCGGCCGAGGCTCTGCAAGCCGGGCTCTGGGACCTGCTGGTTGTCGGCGGGGGAATTGTCGGCGCGGGGGTTGCCCGCGACGCGGCGCTCCGAGGCTTGCGCGTGGCGCTCGTTGAGCAGCGCGACTTCGCGTTCGGCACGAGCGGGCGCTCGAGCCGGCTGCTGCACGGCGGGATTCGCTATCTCGCCCAGGGTCGCATCGGATTGGTCCGCGAAGCCAGCCGTGAGAAGAAGGTGCTCCACCGGATCGCGCCTCACTTGGCCGAGCCGTTGGCGTTCGTCTTTCCCACGCGGCGCCGCTCGGGTTGGCCGCGCTGGAAGCTGGGACTGGGCGTCAAGCTCTACGACCTGCTCTGCGGAGGGCGAAACCTGGGCCGCAGCCGCGTGCTTGATTCACGGCGGACTTGCGAGCTGGCCCCGGGGTTGTCGCCCGCCGGCCTCACCGGTTCGGTGCGGTACTACGACGCGCTGACCAACGACGCCCGGCTGACGATCGACACGCTCCGTTCGGCACGAGCCGGCGGTGCACTGGTCGCCAACTACGCCCGGTTCGACAATGCGGAGTTCGAGTCCGGCGTTTGGCGGTGCCGACTTCGCTGCCTGCGAAGCGAGGCGACCTTCGACGTCGCGGCGCGGTGCGTCGTCAACGCGACGGGCCCCTGGTCCGATCGCCTGCCGAACTCGCTCACCGAGCTGCGGCTGACCAAGGGAGTCCACTTGGTCGTTGATCGCAGTCGGCTGCCGATCGCCGACGCCGTCGTCATGGCCGAGGGAGAGCGGATTCTGTTCGCGATTCCCTGGGGCGAACGTGTGATACTCGGGACGACCGACACCGACTATTCGGGACCGCTCGACGCCCCGACGTGCGACGACTCGGACATGCAGTACGTGCTCGACGTCGTCAACGAGTCGTTTCCCGCGGTCGGGCTCGGCGCCGGCGACGTCATCTCGACCTGGGCGGGATTGCGCCCGCTCGTGGCCGATCGACGAGGGAACCCGTCGGACATCTCGCGGCGGCACGAGGTCGCGATGAATCATCCGGGCTGGTGGGACGTGACCGGCGGCAAGCTGACGACGTACCGCCTGATGGCCCAGGAGACGCTCGACGACGTGTCGCGATATCTTGGCGATGGGCAGGGCAAGTGTCGCACGGCGGAGTTGCCGCTCGCGGGAGACGGCGCGCCGCCGCTCGCAAGCGGGATCCTGCCGCCCCCCGTCGAGCAAGAGGTCGTCGCGGATTGCTGCCGGCGCGAGTGGGCGGTCCGCTTGGACGACGTTATGATCCGCCGCACGAGTTGGCGGTACTACCACCCCGATCATCACGAGGTCGCCCGCCGGGCAGCCGGCTGGATGCAAGCGGAACTCGGCTGGAGCGACGAGCGTCGCGAACAGGAACTCGCCGATTACCTCGTTGCAACCAGCGGGACTTGA
- a CDS encoding glycerophosphodiester phosphodiesterase, with the protein MHFVSAGILVRAALCVALSSTLFVRCVASASAQLIVAHRGASGEAPENTGAAFKLAWRQGADAIEGDFYLSRDGEIVCMHDRTTERTAGVNLTVAEATLAELQQLDVGAWKSPRFAGEKILTLTQVLELVPTDKKIFIEIKCGPEIVPALERTLSRLDVPPEQAVVISFQDDVIAAVKKRLPKYQAYWLVGFKQNEQTGAWGPGVDRVVATASRIGADGVDLQATPEMLDAPFVARCRDAGLSVHTWTVDDPARARQLQALGVDSITTNLPAKLRRALELETVSTETSLSVGTPTR; encoded by the coding sequence ATGCATTTCGTCTCTGCCGGAATCCTCGTTCGCGCCGCGTTGTGCGTCGCACTCTCGTCAACACTGTTCGTCCGCTGCGTCGCCTCGGCCAGCGCTCAACTGATCGTGGCCCACCGCGGGGCCTCGGGCGAGGCGCCGGAGAACACCGGCGCGGCGTTCAAGTTGGCTTGGCGGCAGGGGGCCGACGCGATCGAAGGGGACTTCTATTTAAGCCGCGACGGCGAGATCGTGTGCATGCACGACCGCACGACCGAACGCACAGCAGGGGTCAACCTGACGGTCGCTGAAGCGACTCTCGCCGAGTTGCAGCAGCTCGACGTCGGCGCCTGGAAGTCCCCGCGCTTCGCTGGCGAGAAGATCCTCACGTTGACGCAGGTGCTCGAGCTCGTGCCGACTGACAAGAAGATTTTCATCGAAATCAAGTGCGGTCCGGAGATCGTCCCGGCGCTGGAGCGGACGTTGAGCCGGCTCGACGTGCCGCCCGAGCAGGCGGTCGTCATTTCGTTTCAGGACGACGTGATCGCGGCCGTCAAGAAGCGGCTGCCGAAGTACCAGGCGTACTGGCTTGTCGGGTTCAAGCAGAACGAACAAACCGGCGCGTGGGGTCCCGGCGTCGATCGCGTCGTAGCCACGGCCAGTCGGATCGGCGCCGACGGCGTCGACCTGCAGGCGACCCCCGAGATGCTCGACGCCCCGTTCGTCGCCCGCTGCCGCGATGCGGGACTTAGCGTGCATACGTGGACAGTCGACGATCCGGCCCGCGCGCGGCAACTTCAGGCGCTGGGGGTCGACTCGATCACCACGAACCTGCCGGCCAAACTGCGCCGGGCGCTCGAGCTGGAAACGGTCTCAACTGAAACGTCGCTCTCGGTCGGAACCCCGACCCGCTGA
- a CDS encoding serine/threonine protein kinase, whose amino-acid sequence MSPAVADQNLLFGILAVQMDFATPTQLVAAMNAWVLAKDKPLGKHLVEAGALSDATCELLTALVAKHIEQHGGRVEQSLAAISSTGGLRDDLARVADRDLQTSLARIPAAAPHSPDRHATVATPRPRAEEEARFTILRPHASGGLGRVSVARDGELNREVALKELLDSHADDPDSRARFLQEAEITGGLEHPGVVPIYGLGQYSDGRPFYAMRFIRGDSLRDAIERFHRDADPRWRDAASQIQLRRLLGRMIDVCNAIEYAHSRGVLHRDLKPGNIMLGQYGETLVVDWGLAKATGSAGATIRMRPAQPESTVRVVPEPLLTPSGSAGSAPTQMGSAVGTPAFMSPEQAAGRLDELGPASDVYSLGATLYVLLTGRAPQEDNDLGVVLQRVQRGEFPPPRSVKPVIPRALEAICLKAMAVRPADRYSSPQAMADDLEAWLADEPVAAMPEPLATRTRRWIKKHRALVSTLAGVTLASLAAALLGVAVLTAANQREREAKETAVAAKAEADHQAQRNAELLELARESLDKYESLSKREELQRYGMEELRGSLLEAALDFYETLAKQAGESEQARADRGEALYRVGSTYWMLGRVDDGIAAFEKARDVFEGLKRDFPDNLRYRRGAAVNSAAIGELLTTTQRTAEAGPHLAASRQGLQSVVDASPEDLDTTAVLAYGWGLEGERLRQEGDFPGANQCRGREVDLLRTALAKTTDADARHNYRQRLARALNCRAKIASEGLWQFEPARADHAEARAVYDELCREFPENDDIAFSRAQTIRYQAELLGRHNQAAESRAAFVEAVEALTRLDQRQPNAPHYRQELAEACFLLGSMPPADDSEAAGEVQLALIRRAVALVGELAARAPARTDLKLALARYRGNLGVELSGRGLDDEAQAEFDAALELLGALAVHADRNLDNRLAVAHLTYRIASQQAESGRPEDALVLYDQAQGQFESIRAIAPEFSQALLQICSLHLDRASIYLDQTRPADVMRELDAVAKISDDLKDKSDALLLQAGFRTIVLGAATMRQLLSVSIGEGGLRELADSGRFDHLAEQAVAWGKYGGAPRNHFVAADALAYAASVAAQSPDVAEADRGPLIERLAQQAVAELEAARQGGYIRRRSSFGSLFSSRPTADDLETDEPWAPLKDREDFQELLRQIRSEGSPPTPPAPADSQEPADAPAPQ is encoded by the coding sequence ATGTCTCCCGCCGTCGCCGACCAAAACCTGCTCTTCGGCATCCTGGCGGTGCAGATGGATTTTGCGACGCCGACGCAACTCGTCGCCGCGATGAACGCATGGGTGCTGGCCAAAGACAAGCCGCTTGGCAAGCATCTTGTCGAGGCGGGGGCGCTGAGCGACGCAACATGCGAACTGCTGACGGCGCTGGTCGCCAAGCATATCGAGCAGCACGGGGGGCGGGTCGAACAGAGCCTGGCCGCCATCAGTTCCACCGGGGGACTGCGGGACGATTTGGCCCGCGTCGCCGACCGCGATTTGCAGACGAGCCTCGCGAGAATCCCCGCGGCGGCGCCGCATTCGCCGGACCGCCACGCGACGGTTGCGACCCCCCGGCCGCGCGCCGAGGAAGAGGCCCGCTTCACGATCCTGCGACCCCATGCCAGCGGCGGCTTGGGGCGCGTGTCGGTGGCTCGCGACGGGGAGCTCAACCGCGAGGTGGCGCTCAAGGAACTGCTCGACTCGCACGCCGACGACCCCGACAGCCGCGCCCGGTTTCTCCAGGAAGCGGAGATCACCGGCGGGCTCGAGCATCCCGGGGTCGTCCCGATCTACGGCTTGGGGCAGTACTCCGACGGCCGTCCGTTTTACGCCATGCGGTTCATCCGCGGCGACAGCCTACGAGACGCCATCGAACGATTTCACCGCGACGCCGATCCCCGCTGGCGCGACGCGGCGTCGCAGATTCAGCTCCGGCGGTTGCTGGGTCGGATGATCGACGTGTGCAATGCGATCGAGTACGCCCACAGCCGCGGCGTGCTGCACCGCGACCTCAAGCCCGGCAACATCATGCTGGGGCAGTACGGCGAGACGCTGGTCGTCGATTGGGGACTCGCCAAAGCGACCGGCTCGGCGGGGGCGACGATCCGCATGCGTCCTGCTCAGCCCGAATCGACGGTCCGCGTCGTCCCCGAGCCGCTCCTCACGCCATCGGGTTCGGCGGGCAGTGCGCCGACGCAGATGGGGTCGGCCGTGGGGACCCCGGCGTTCATGAGCCCCGAGCAAGCCGCCGGGCGACTCGACGAACTCGGCCCGGCGAGCGACGTCTACAGTCTCGGCGCCACGTTGTACGTGCTGCTCACCGGTCGGGCGCCGCAGGAGGACAACGACCTGGGGGTCGTGCTGCAGCGGGTCCAACGGGGAGAGTTTCCGCCGCCGCGGAGCGTGAAACCGGTTATCCCGCGCGCGTTGGAGGCGATCTGCTTGAAGGCAATGGCCGTCCGCCCGGCGGATCGGTACTCCTCGCCGCAGGCGATGGCCGACGACCTGGAAGCGTGGCTGGCCGACGAGCCGGTGGCGGCGATGCCGGAGCCGCTGGCCACGCGCACCCGGCGGTGGATCAAAAAGCATCGGGCGCTGGTCAGCACGCTGGCCGGAGTGACGCTTGCATCGCTCGCCGCAGCCCTGCTGGGAGTGGCCGTGCTGACCGCAGCCAACCAGCGCGAACGCGAGGCCAAAGAAACGGCCGTAGCCGCCAAGGCCGAGGCCGACCATCAGGCCCAGCGAAACGCGGAACTGCTCGAACTCGCGCGCGAGTCGCTCGACAAGTACGAGTCGCTCAGCAAACGCGAAGAGCTGCAGCGCTACGGCATGGAGGAGCTGCGCGGCAGCTTGCTCGAAGCGGCGCTCGATTTCTACGAAACGTTGGCCAAGCAAGCGGGAGAATCGGAGCAAGCCCGGGCCGACCGGGGCGAGGCCCTGTATCGCGTCGGAAGCACGTACTGGATGCTGGGCCGCGTCGACGACGGGATCGCCGCGTTCGAAAAGGCGCGCGACGTGTTCGAGGGCCTCAAACGCGACTTCCCCGACAATCTGCGGTACCGCCGAGGCGCCGCCGTCAACAGCGCGGCGATCGGCGAGTTGCTGACGACCACTCAGCGGACCGCCGAGGCCGGGCCCCATTTGGCCGCTTCGCGGCAGGGGCTGCAGTCGGTGGTCGACGCCAGCCCCGAGGATCTCGACACCACGGCCGTGCTGGCCTACGGGTGGGGGCTTGAAGGGGAGCGGCTGCGGCAGGAGGGAGATTTCCCAGGAGCGAACCAGTGCCGCGGCCGCGAGGTCGACCTCCTGCGAACCGCACTTGCCAAGACAACCGACGCTGACGCCCGGCACAACTACCGCCAACGGTTGGCCCGCGCTCTGAACTGCCGCGCCAAGATCGCCTCGGAAGGGCTCTGGCAGTTCGAGCCGGCCCGTGCGGATCACGCCGAAGCCCGCGCCGTCTACGACGAGCTCTGTCGCGAGTTTCCCGAGAACGACGACATCGCGTTCAGCCGAGCGCAAACGATTCGCTATCAAGCGGAACTGCTGGGGCGGCATAATCAGGCCGCCGAGTCGCGCGCTGCATTCGTCGAAGCGGTTGAAGCGCTGACGCGACTCGACCAGCGGCAACCCAACGCGCCCCACTATCGTCAGGAGCTCGCCGAGGCGTGCTTCCTGCTCGGTTCGATGCCGCCGGCGGACGACAGCGAGGCCGCCGGCGAGGTGCAACTCGCCCTAATCCGCCGTGCGGTCGCGCTCGTCGGCGAGCTCGCGGCTCGCGCCCCGGCGCGCACGGATCTGAAACTGGCCCTCGCACGCTATCGCGGCAATCTGGGGGTCGAGTTGAGCGGACGCGGGCTGGACGACGAGGCGCAGGCCGAATTCGACGCTGCGCTGGAATTGCTCGGCGCATTGGCCGTGCATGCCGATCGCAATCTCGACAACCGCTTGGCGGTGGCGCACCTGACTTATCGGATTGCATCGCAACAGGCCGAGTCGGGACGCCCCGAGGACGCGCTCGTTCTGTACGATCAGGCGCAGGGACAATTTGAATCAATTCGCGCAATCGCCCCCGAGTTCAGCCAAGCGCTGCTGCAAATCTGCTCGCTCCATCTCGACCGGGCGTCGATTTATTTGGATCAGACCCGGCCGGCCGACGTGATGCGCGAACTCGACGCGGTGGCGAAGATCTCGGACGACCTCAAAGACAAGTCGGACGCCCTGCTGCTGCAGGCCGGGTTCCGGACGATCGTCCTCGGGGCTGCGACCATGCGGCAATTGCTGTCCGTGTCGATCGGCGAGGGAGGGCTCCGCGAGCTGGCCGACAGCGGGCGGTTCGACCATCTGGCCGAACAGGCGGTCGCCTGGGGCAAGTACGGCGGCGCGCCCCGGAACCACTTCGTCGCCGCCGACGCCCTGGCCTACGCCGCTTCCGTCGCCGCCCAGTCGCCGGACGTGGCCGAGGCCGATCGCGGGCCGCTGATCGAACGACTCGCCCAGCAAGCTGTTGCCGAACTGGAAGCCGCCCGCCAGGGAGGGTATATCCGTCGCCGTTCGAGTTTTGGCAGCCTGTTCTCGTCTCGCCCGACGGCCGACGACCTGGAGACGGACGAGCCTTGGGCCCCCTTGAAGGACCGTGAAGACTTCCAGGAGTTGCTCCGGCAAATTCGCTCCGAGGGATCGCCGCCGACTCCGCCGGCGCCGGCAGATTCGCAAGAACCGGCCGACGCCCCGGCCCCGCAGTAA
- a CDS encoding adenylate/guanylate cyclase domain-containing protein, whose product MTSSGAEPESVEAPPFPVLFYHQRRRVFATTLDAPLEIGRQREGEPDPAARLDQSSRGRVIVAPLADVEVSRAHIGLELAEKGRVRVANLSASQPVKISPQELLAPGESALLEPPFLLQFGDYAARVDPPVEDDDLQLEGLPERTVPPGHGQVEPASLARMGRESFTEASLLQWLETVLHVFESAANSHDFPEQAARAVVKIVGLDAAAMLNRQPTGRWQVEAVHGPDPTAEGQAWDPSYTLLDAVANERRTFRHVPVFAGVTPKSLQNVAALVAAPILDGTGEVIGALYGDRRSGGSQAGSPQISEFEAKLVELLANGVAAGLARVKEEQAAAAARVQFEQFFTPQLAAQLQRDPQLLEGRDARVTVLFADIRGFSHVSERLGPEGTMTWIHDTMSTLSECVLQHDGVLVDFIGDELMAMWGAPLAQADHARLACLAAGDMLAALPAINARWRDVLGSSVRLGIGLNSGVARVGNTGSRQKFKYGPLGDAVNVASRVQGATKYLGAECLITGDTLAALPASVVTRRLARVRVVNIEQPIDLFEIVVAPPANWERRCTRYNEALEALEREEIDRAVECAERLAADFIDDAASAALARRARDAQAQRQSDATSDTSVWRLPGK is encoded by the coding sequence ATGACCTCCTCCGGAGCTGAACCCGAGTCTGTCGAAGCTCCGCCGTTCCCGGTCCTGTTCTACCACCAACGGCGGCGGGTCTTCGCGACGACGCTGGACGCCCCCCTGGAAATAGGCCGCCAGCGGGAAGGGGAGCCCGATCCCGCGGCCAGACTTGATCAGTCCAGCCGCGGGCGGGTCATCGTCGCCCCGCTGGCCGACGTCGAGGTCTCGCGCGCCCACATCGGCCTGGAGTTGGCCGAGAAAGGTCGCGTGCGGGTCGCGAATCTCAGCGCGTCGCAACCGGTCAAGATCTCGCCGCAAGAGCTCCTGGCGCCGGGCGAATCGGCGCTGTTGGAACCGCCGTTTTTGCTGCAGTTCGGCGATTACGCGGCGCGTGTCGATCCCCCCGTCGAGGACGACGACCTGCAACTCGAGGGACTCCCCGAACGGACAGTCCCGCCCGGCCATGGGCAGGTCGAGCCGGCTTCGCTGGCCCGCATGGGGCGCGAATCGTTCACCGAAGCGTCGCTCTTGCAGTGGCTGGAAACGGTGCTGCACGTCTTCGAGAGCGCCGCCAACTCGCACGATTTCCCTGAGCAAGCCGCCCGGGCGGTCGTCAAGATCGTCGGGCTCGACGCGGCAGCGATGCTCAATCGACAGCCGACGGGACGTTGGCAGGTCGAAGCGGTCCATGGGCCCGATCCGACCGCCGAAGGACAGGCGTGGGATCCCAGCTATACGCTGCTCGACGCCGTGGCGAACGAACGCCGCACGTTTCGCCACGTGCCGGTCTTCGCCGGGGTCACGCCGAAGAGCCTGCAGAACGTCGCAGCGCTCGTCGCGGCGCCCATTCTCGACGGAACCGGCGAAGTGATCGGCGCCCTGTACGGCGACCGGCGCAGCGGCGGGTCGCAAGCCGGGTCGCCGCAGATCAGCGAGTTCGAAGCGAAGCTCGTCGAGCTGTTGGCCAACGGCGTCGCCGCGGGCCTGGCGCGGGTGAAGGAGGAACAAGCCGCCGCAGCCGCGCGCGTGCAGTTCGAGCAATTCTTCACCCCGCAACTGGCGGCGCAACTGCAGCGCGATCCGCAGTTGCTCGAGGGTCGGGACGCCCGGGTGACCGTTCTCTTCGCTGACATCCGCGGGTTCAGTCACGTCAGCGAGCGACTCGGCCCCGAGGGGACGATGACCTGGATTCACGACACGATGAGCACGCTCAGCGAGTGCGTGCTGCAGCACGACGGCGTGCTGGTCGACTTCATTGGCGACGAGCTGATGGCGATGTGGGGCGCCCCGCTGGCACAAGCCGACCACGCCCGGCTCGCCTGCCTCGCCGCCGGCGACATGCTGGCGGCCCTCCCGGCGATCAACGCCCGGTGGCGCGACGTCCTGGGAAGTTCCGTGCGGCTGGGGATCGGGCTCAACTCGGGGGTGGCGCGGGTCGGCAACACGGGCTCGCGACAGAAGTTCAAGTACGGCCCGTTGGGAGACGCGGTCAACGTCGCCAGTCGCGTTCAGGGGGCGACCAAATACCTCGGCGCCGAGTGCCTCATCACCGGCGACACGCTCGCCGCCCTCCCCGCAAGCGTCGTGACGCGCCGCTTGGCCCGCGTGCGGGTGGTCAACATCGAGCAGCCGATCGACCTGTTCGAGATCGTCGTTGCGCCACCGGCGAATTGGGAACGTCGGTGCACGCGGTACAATGAAGCCCTCGAGGCGCTGGAGCGAGAAGAGATCGACCGGGCGGTCGAGTGCGCCGAACGGCTGGCGGCCGACTTCATCGACGACGCGGCCTCGGCGGCGCTCGCACGGCGCGCTCGCGACGCCCAGGCTCAACGCCAATCCGACGCCACGAGCGACACCAGCGTCTGGCGATTGCCCGGCAAGTAA
- a CDS encoding helix-turn-helix transcriptional regulator, producing the protein MPNLVVALKDEIRRLARKEVKSMTGATAQSVARFRREIATLKREINAAQKKIVFLEGQERKRISSPNAAVVSGDGNDVRFSARSVKAQRRRTGLSAADYAKLVGVTPLTIYNWENGKSRPRLAQLETLVALRGIGKREALAKLEIVKNSEAPKRKTKRTPK; encoded by the coding sequence ATGCCGAACCTAGTCGTCGCCCTCAAGGATGAAATTCGCCGTCTTGCACGCAAGGAAGTCAAGTCGATGACCGGCGCGACCGCCCAGTCGGTCGCTCGGTTTCGCCGCGAGATTGCGACGCTTAAGCGCGAGATCAACGCGGCTCAGAAGAAAATCGTCTTTCTGGAAGGACAAGAGCGCAAGCGGATTTCCTCTCCGAATGCCGCCGTGGTAAGCGGCGACGGCAACGACGTCCGCTTCTCGGCGCGCTCGGTGAAAGCCCAGCGTCGCCGCACGGGGCTCTCGGCCGCCGATTACGCCAAACTTGTCGGCGTGACCCCGCTGACGATTTATAACTGGGAAAACGGCAAGTCGCGCCCGCGACTGGCTCAGTTGGAGACCCTGGTGGCGCTCCGCGGCATCGGCAAACGCGAGGCGCTCGCAAAGCTCGAGATCGTCAAGAACAGCGAAGCCCCGAAGCGGAAGACGAAGCGCACCCCCAAGTAG
- a CDS encoding HlyD family efflux transporter periplasmic adaptor subunit translates to MFARAAGIVLVVGLLGGLIVYSQVRPIADRVSGIIEADEIRIGSRVGGRVQHVLVEEGDRVEAGQLLIELEPFDLRDQLAEAEASYAARDADLRRMEAGFRAEEIGQAAARYDQLQARLDGLRAGPRQQEIDVARARLAVARSQQRYAADSFARVQASRASNAASPQDLDQAQAVLQAAEGELQARLEELSLLEAGTREEEIREAEAMVAEAKFAAELTEKGYRQEDVEAAAASRDAAAAQVSAIKARLEELAIRAPLAGVVESLDVRKGDLAVAGGPVLALVDDSRLWVRAYVPESRLDLVDGLRVEVGVDSAPGERFAATITFISRQAEFTPSNVQTPEERVKQTFRIKATLLEGLDRLRPGMPADVWLSPAGRAP, encoded by the coding sequence ATGTTTGCTCGCGCCGCGGGGATTGTGCTGGTCGTGGGGCTCTTGGGCGGCTTAATCGTCTATAGCCAGGTTCGTCCGATTGCGGATCGCGTGTCCGGCATCATCGAAGCCGACGAGATTCGAATCGGGTCGCGGGTCGGCGGTCGAGTGCAACACGTTCTGGTCGAGGAAGGGGATCGCGTCGAAGCGGGGCAGTTGCTCATTGAACTGGAACCGTTCGACCTGCGCGATCAACTCGCCGAGGCCGAGGCGAGTTACGCGGCGCGGGACGCCGATCTGCGGCGAATGGAGGCGGGCTTTCGGGCCGAGGAGATCGGACAGGCCGCCGCGCGCTACGACCAACTCCAGGCCCGGCTCGACGGTCTTCGCGCCGGGCCGCGGCAGCAAGAAATCGACGTCGCTCGAGCGCGGCTGGCAGTCGCCCGATCTCAGCAGCGGTATGCGGCCGACAGTTTCGCGCGAGTGCAGGCGTCGCGGGCGTCCAACGCGGCGTCGCCCCAGGACCTCGACCAAGCCCAGGCCGTGCTCCAGGCGGCCGAGGGGGAACTGCAAGCTCGCCTCGAAGAGCTCAGCCTCTTGGAAGCGGGAACTCGCGAGGAGGAGATTCGCGAGGCCGAGGCAATGGTCGCCGAGGCGAAGTTCGCCGCCGAATTGACGGAGAAAGGGTATCGCCAGGAAGACGTCGAAGCGGCAGCAGCCAGCCGCGACGCAGCAGCCGCCCAGGTTTCGGCCATTAAAGCCCGGCTTGAGGAGCTTGCGATCCGAGCGCCGCTGGCCGGGGTCGTCGAGTCGCTCGACGTTCGCAAGGGCGATCTGGCCGTGGCGGGGGGGCCCGTGCTGGCCTTGGTTGACGACAGCCGACTGTGGGTCCGGGCCTACGTGCCGGAATCGCGGCTCGATCTGGTCGATGGGTTGCGAGTCGAGGTCGGGGTCGACAGCGCTCCCGGCGAGCGTTTCGCGGCAACCATCACTTTCATCTCCCGGCAGGCTGAGTTTACCCCTAGCAATGTTCAGACTCCCGAAGAGCGCGTGAAGCAAACCTTCCGAATTAAGGCCACGTTGCTCGAAGGGCTCGACCGCTTGCGGCCCGGGATGCCGGCCGACGTGTGGTTGTCGCCAGCAGGCCGAGCCCCATGA